Proteins from one Salaquimonas pukyongi genomic window:
- a CDS encoding acetyl-CoA C-acetyltransferase, producing the protein MSSKEAIVIASAARTPVGAFNGSFANVPAHDLGSVAIKGALERAGVDAKEVDEVILGQILSAGQGQNPARQAARNAGCPDETTAWGLNQLCGSGLRAVAIGMQQIATGDADVIVAGGQESMSMAPHCAHLRGGVKMGDLKMVDTMIRDGLTDAFYGYHMGNTAENVARQWQLTREEQDTFAVASQNKAEAAQKAGKFKDEIVPFTVKTRKGETVVEDDEYIKHGVTMDSVGKLRPAFDKEGTVTAANASGINDGAAAVVLMTEAEAEKRGITPLARVVSWATAGVDPQIMGTGPIPASRKALERAGWKVEDLDLVEANEAFAAQACAVNKDMGWNPDIVNVNGGAIAIGHPVGASGARVFNTLLFEMKRRDAKKGLATLCIGGGMGVALCVERG; encoded by the coding sequence ATGAGCAGTAAAGAAGCAATCGTCATCGCAAGCGCCGCACGCACACCCGTGGGCGCGTTCAACGGATCGTTTGCCAATGTTCCGGCACACGATCTGGGATCGGTGGCCATTAAAGGTGCGCTGGAGCGCGCCGGCGTCGATGCAAAGGAAGTCGATGAGGTCATCCTCGGCCAGATTCTTTCTGCAGGACAGGGGCAGAATCCAGCCCGTCAGGCTGCGCGCAATGCCGGATGTCCCGATGAAACCACAGCCTGGGGCCTTAACCAGCTTTGCGGATCGGGCCTGCGTGCCGTTGCCATTGGCATGCAGCAGATCGCAACGGGCGATGCTGATGTTATTGTCGCGGGCGGCCAGGAGTCCATGTCCATGGCACCCCATTGCGCCCATTTGCGCGGCGGTGTGAAGATGGGTGATCTGAAAATGGTCGATACCATGATCAGGGATGGCCTGACCGATGCCTTCTACGGCTATCACATGGGCAATACGGCGGAAAACGTGGCCCGCCAGTGGCAACTGACCCGCGAGGAACAGGACACATTCGCGGTTGCCTCACAGAACAAGGCTGAAGCCGCCCAGAAGGCGGGCAAGTTCAAGGACGAAATCGTTCCCTTCACGGTGAAAACCCGCAAGGGCGAAACCGTGGTGGAAGATGATGAATACATCAAGCACGGCGTCACCATGGACAGCGTCGGCAAGCTGCGCCCTGCCTTCGACAAGGAAGGAACGGTAACCGCAGCCAACGCATCGGGGATCAATGACGGGGCTGCGGCCGTGGTGCTGATGACCGAGGCGGAAGCCGAAAAACGTGGCATCACTCCGCTGGCACGTGTCGTTTCATGGGCCACTGCAGGCGTCGACCCGCAAATCATGGGAACCGGCCCGATCCCCGCTTCGCGCAAGGCACTGGAGAGAGCCGGCTGGAAGGTGGAGGACCTCGACCTCGTCGAGGCAAACGAAGCCTTCGCGGCCCAGGCCTGCGCAGTGAACAAGGACATGGGCTGGAACCCCGACATCGTCAACGTCAATGGCGGCGCCATCGCCATTGGCCATCCGGTCGGCGCATCGGGCGCCCGCGTCTTCAACACCCTGCTTTTCGAAATGAAGCGGCGTGACGCGAAGAAGGGACTTGCCACGCTGTGCATCGGCGGTGGCATGGGTGTCGCACTCTGCGTAGAGCGCGGCTGA
- the ispG gene encoding flavodoxin-dependent (E)-4-hydroxy-3-methylbut-2-enyl-diphosphate synthase, giving the protein MTSGYLTHPLPRKKTVPVMIGQVTCGGSSPIVVQSMTNTDTADISATVEQVAALAAAGSELVRITVDRDEAAAAVPHIREKLLARNVDVPLIGDFHYIGHTLLADHPACAQALDKYRINPGNVGFGEKKDRQFAAIIETAIRNNKPVRIGVNWGSLDQSLLTRLMDDNKKSGSPLSAREVMREAVIQSALLSAELAEEIGLDRSAIILSAKVSQVQDLIAVYTGLAERSDHALHLGLTEAGMGSKGIVASSAALGILLQQGIGDTIRISLTPEPGGDRTREVQVAQELLQTMGFRTFVPVVAACPGCGRTTSTVFQELAQKIEGDLRRNMPVWREKYPGVEALNVAVMGCIVNGPGESKHADIGISLPGTGEQPAAPVFIDGKKAATLRGPDIASEFETMVHAYIEKRFGQG; this is encoded by the coding sequence ATGACCAGCGGCTATCTTACCCATCCCCTGCCCCGAAAAAAAACCGTTCCGGTGATGATCGGACAAGTAACCTGCGGCGGCAGTTCTCCGATTGTGGTGCAATCGATGACCAATACCGATACGGCGGATATCAGTGCGACGGTCGAGCAGGTCGCCGCGCTTGCGGCTGCCGGTTCCGAACTGGTTCGCATCACGGTGGACCGTGACGAGGCCGCCGCTGCCGTGCCGCATATCCGCGAGAAGCTGCTGGCGCGCAATGTCGATGTACCGCTGATCGGCGATTTTCACTATATCGGCCACACCTTGCTGGCAGATCACCCGGCCTGTGCGCAAGCGCTCGACAAGTACCGGATCAATCCCGGCAATGTGGGCTTCGGGGAAAAGAAGGACCGCCAGTTCGCCGCGATCATCGAGACGGCAATCCGCAACAACAAGCCGGTGCGCATTGGCGTCAACTGGGGTTCGCTTGACCAGTCCCTGCTGACCCGGCTGATGGATGACAACAAGAAGAGCGGATCGCCCCTGTCGGCCCGTGAGGTGATGCGCGAAGCGGTCATCCAGTCGGCGCTGCTTTCGGCCGAGCTTGCCGAGGAGATCGGGCTGGACCGTTCGGCGATCATTCTGTCTGCAAAGGTCAGCCAGGTGCAGGATCTGATTGCAGTCTATACCGGCCTGGCGGAGCGCTCCGACCATGCCTTGCATCTTGGGCTGACCGAGGCCGGCATGGGCTCGAAAGGCATAGTTGCTTCTTCGGCCGCCCTGGGCATTCTGTTGCAGCAGGGCATTGGCGACACGATCCGCATTTCACTGACGCCCGAGCCGGGGGGGGACCGCACCCGCGAGGTACAGGTTGCCCAGGAACTGCTGCAAACCATGGGGTTTCGCACCTTCGTTCCGGTGGTTGCCGCCTGTCCTGGCTGCGGGCGCACCACGTCGACGGTGTTTCAGGAGCTTGCCCAGAAGATCGAAGGCGATCTGAGACGCAACATGCCTGTTTGGCGGGAAAAATATCCGGGTGTGGAAGCGCTGAACGTTGCCGTGATGGGCTGCATCGTCAATGGTCCCGGAGAATCAAAACATGCCGATATCGGCATCTCGCTTCCCGGCACGGGAGAGCAGCCCGCTGCACCGGTGTTCATCGACGGCAAAAAGGCCGCCACGCTGCGCGGACCGGATATCGCGTCGGAATTCGAGACGATGGTGCATGCCTATATCGAGAAACGATTTGGGCAGGGTTAA
- a CDS encoding transglycosylase domain-containing protein yields the protein MAKKPGRAKRPAFWRRWLANRRIRPLVWLVAILLLLPAAFTLVYGLPGTKPVSTLMVGRALLGKPVDRQWVALENISPFVFQSVVMSEDGQFCSHYGVDFAELNAVIEDALDGERPRGASTIPMQTVKNLFLWPHRSFIRKVFEVPYAIFADLVWSKKRLFEIYINIAEFDEGVFGIEAASRHYFNRSSAKLTRRQAALLTVALPNPKDRNPAKPTKSLSRLARVIEKRAKRSGAYVKCFE from the coding sequence ATGGCAAAAAAACCGGGACGTGCGAAAAGACCAGCATTCTGGCGCCGGTGGCTTGCAAACCGGCGGATACGCCCGCTCGTCTGGCTGGTGGCGATCCTGCTTCTGCTTCCGGCAGCCTTCACGCTGGTTTATGGATTGCCCGGCACCAAGCCCGTTTCAACGCTCATGGTGGGAAGGGCGCTCCTGGGCAAGCCTGTGGACCGGCAATGGGTGGCGCTTGAAAACATTTCGCCCTTCGTTTTCCAATCCGTGGTCATGTCGGAAGATGGCCAGTTCTGCTCCCATTACGGCGTTGATTTTGCCGAGTTGAACGCGGTGATTGAAGACGCATTGGACGGCGAACGCCCCCGTGGTGCCAGTACAATTCCCATGCAGACGGTGAAGAACCTGTTCCTGTGGCCGCACCGCTCCTTCATCCGCAAGGTGTTCGAAGTCCCTTATGCGATCTTTGCCGATCTTGTCTGGTCAAAAAAACGCCTGTTCGAGATATACATCAACATCGCAGAATTTGATGAAGGCGTGTTCGGCATTGAGGCTGCAAGCCGGCATTACTTCAACCGTTCCTCCGCCAAACTGACCCGGCGCCAGGCCGCCCTGCTGACGGTTGCCCTTCCCAATCCCAAGGACCGCAATCCGGCAAAGCCGACAAAATCGCTTTCCCGGCTGGCCCGGGTGATCGAAAAGCGCGCAAAGCGCTCCGGCGCCTATGTAAAGTGTTTTGAATGA
- a CDS encoding polyprenyl synthetase family protein has product MDRFEKRLLATASRVSDALDDQLASQRRQGEISRPERLMSAMRHGALNGGKRLRPFLVLETAALFGVSENEAMPAALAVECVHCYSLIHDDLPAMDDDDLRRGQPTVHKAFDEATAILAGDGLLTLAFELLGDDECHHNAAIRCELVVELARSAGLGGMVGGQMLDLQASVQPPNDAAIRTLQAMKTGALLRFACEAGAILGGAATAERAVLRAFGEKTGQAFQLADDILDVVSSDEAMGKRVGKDVAMGKGTLVATLGLEGARQTAERLVEEADALLDGFGDRADVLKSCARYIVSRNQ; this is encoded by the coding sequence ATGGACAGGTTTGAAAAAAGGCTTCTGGCGACCGCCAGCCGGGTCAGTGATGCACTTGACGACCAGCTTGCTTCACAGCGCCGGCAGGGTGAAATCTCAAGGCCCGAACGACTTATGTCGGCAATGCGCCATGGTGCGCTCAACGGCGGAAAGCGCCTGCGCCCTTTTTTGGTCCTGGAAACCGCCGCCCTGTTCGGCGTGAGCGAGAATGAAGCCATGCCGGCGGCACTGGCGGTGGAATGTGTGCACTGTTATTCCCTCATTCACGATGACCTGCCGGCCATGGACGATGACGACCTGCGCCGTGGCCAGCCGACCGTGCACAAGGCTTTTGACGAGGCAACGGCCATCCTTGCCGGTGACGGGCTGCTGACGCTGGCCTTCGAACTGCTTGGCGATGATGAATGCCATCACAATGCGGCCATCCGCTGCGAACTGGTGGTTGAACTGGCCCGATCTGCCGGGCTTGGGGGCATGGTTGGCGGGCAGATGCTTGATCTGCAGGCGAGCGTTCAGCCGCCCAATGACGCCGCCATCCGAACCCTACAGGCGATGAAGACGGGAGCCCTGTTGCGCTTTGCCTGCGAGGCAGGTGCCATTCTCGGCGGCGCTGCGACTGCCGAACGGGCCGTTCTGCGTGCTTTCGGGGAGAAAACCGGTCAGGCGTTTCAGCTTGCCGACGACATTCTCGATGTCGTTTCAAGCGACGAAGCCATGGGCAAGCGGGTCGGCAAGGATGTGGCGATGGGCAAGGGAACGCTGGTTGCGACCCTTGGCCTGGAAGGTGCTAGGCAGACAGCGGAAAGACTGGTTGAAGAGGCAGATGCGCTGCTGGACGGGTTTGGCGATCGCGCCGATGTGCTGAAAAGCTGTGCCCGCTATATCGTATCCCGCAACCAGTAG
- a CDS encoding LysR family transcriptional regulator → MIQQSRKGVAVNWDDYRFFLSVARTGRLSQAGQQLGVDHATVGRRMKALETALNINLFDRSPQGYSLTDAGQRLVDIAEAMESSAIHAQAEIGGQNQMISGVVRVGAPEGVASYVLTDIAIELCRTHPELELQIVALPRTFSLSKREADIAIAVSAPTSGRLKYRKIADYTLHLYGTQEYLDSHPKVEKVEDLKQLRGIAYVPDLIYDKELDYIPLLGPDIKPHLTSTSVHVQLEATLRHGGVCIIHDFIARQYPQLRKVLEKEISFTRSFYFIVHEDYARLERIRVVSDAIVDEMRRKLLAAG, encoded by the coding sequence ATGATACAGCAAAGCCGCAAGGGGGTTGCCGTGAACTGGGACGATTACCGATTCTTTTTGTCGGTCGCACGAACCGGCCGGTTGAGCCAGGCAGGCCAGCAGCTTGGAGTCGACCATGCGACGGTGGGCCGGCGCATGAAAGCGCTGGAGACGGCCCTTAACATCAACCTGTTTGACCGTTCGCCCCAGGGCTACAGCCTGACCGATGCCGGCCAGCGTCTGGTGGACATTGCCGAGGCCATGGAATCCAGCGCCATTCACGCCCAGGCTGAAATCGGCGGTCAGAACCAGATGATCTCCGGTGTGGTGCGGGTCGGCGCGCCCGAAGGGGTTGCTTCCTATGTCCTGACCGACATCGCCATCGAACTGTGCCGTACCCACCCCGAGCTTGAATTGCAGATTGTCGCCCTGCCACGCACCTTTTCGCTTTCAAAGCGCGAAGCGGACATTGCCATTGCGGTGTCCGCGCCAACTTCCGGCCGGCTGAAATACCGCAAGATTGCCGACTACACACTCCATCTTTATGGCACACAGGAATATCTCGATTCCCACCCCAAGGTCGAAAAGGTGGAAGATCTCAAGCAGCTTCGCGGCATCGCCTATGTCCCGGATCTGATCTACGACAAGGAACTGGACTACATTCCCCTGCTTGGTCCCGACATCAAGCCGCATCTGACCTCGACCAGCGTTCACGTTCAGCTTGAGGCAACGCTGAGACATGGTGGCGTTTGTATCATCCATGATTTCATCGCCAGGCAATACCCGCAACTGCGCAAGGTGCTGGAAAAGGAAATCAGCTTTACCCGCTCCTTCTATTTCATCGTTCACGAGGACTATGCCAGGCTCGAGCGCATCCGGGTTGTTTCCGATGCCATTGTCGATGAAATGCGGCGCAAGCTTCTGGCAGCCGGGTAA
- a CDS encoding lysoplasmalogenase family protein, giving the protein MPDLAILIIIAASAIALIYGVFIIHRPENAFRSAAKTVPVALLTLAAFLAGLPVQVVLALAACAAGDWFLSLEGEPNFLLGLGAFLLGHLLYAAHFVSLISPDHLLTGDMALLALILLALIASVLFRLWPHLDGLKVPVVIYAFAIAAMAFTAKAADPGQIVLAGIALFMVSDIILAQEKFTPLTNTLIRRSMPYLVWFLYFAGQALIVYGMIG; this is encoded by the coding sequence ATGCCTGACCTCGCGATCCTGATCATTATCGCTGCCAGCGCCATTGCGCTGATCTACGGCGTTTTCATCATCCATCGTCCTGAAAACGCCTTCCGCAGCGCAGCAAAGACGGTGCCCGTTGCATTGCTCACGCTCGCCGCTTTTTTGGCCGGCCTGCCGGTGCAGGTGGTTCTGGCGCTTGCCGCCTGTGCCGCCGGGGACTGGTTTCTTTCCCTCGAGGGGGAACCCAATTTTCTATTGGGGCTTGGAGCATTCCTCCTCGGGCATCTGCTGTATGCCGCCCATTTTGTTTCCCTGATTTCACCCGATCATCTCCTGACGGGCGACATGGCTCTGCTGGCCCTGATCCTGCTGGCGCTGATCGCTTCTGTGCTGTTTCGCCTGTGGCCGCATCTTGATGGCCTGAAAGTCCCTGTCGTGATCTATGCCTTTGCGATTGCCGCCATGGCGTTTACCGCAAAGGCAGCCGATCCCGGCCAGATCGTTCTGGCAGGAATTGCCTTGTTCATGGTGTCGGACATCATCCTGGCACAGGAAAAGTTCACCCCGCTCACCAACACCTTGATACGGCGTTCCATGCCCTATCTTGTGTGGTTTCTCTATTTTGCCGGCCAGGCGCTGATCGTTTATGGAATGATCGGCTGA
- the rpmF gene encoding 50S ribosomal protein L32 codes for MAVPKSKISRSKRGMRRSADALKKPAYVEDKDSGELRRPHHIDLKTGMYRGRQILEPKDNI; via the coding sequence ATGGCTGTACCAAAGAGCAAGATTAGCCGTTCCAAGCGCGGCATGCGCCGTTCGGCCGATGCCCTGAAGAAGCCTGCCTATGTTGAAGACAAGGATTCCGGCGAACTGCGCCGTCCGCACCACATCGACCTGAAAACGGGCATGTATCGCGGCCGCCAGATTCTGGAGCCGAAAGACAACATCTGA
- a CDS encoding gamma-glutamyltransferase family protein, giving the protein MPDTVSRNFDQPGRSPVYAANAMAATSHPLATSTALTVLREGGNAVDAAIAASATLCVVEPHMTGIGGDCFAFVGEPSGTIHALNASGRAAAGAKLAWYLENGISEIADTSPHAVTAPGALRGWELLHRKFGAMDWARLFADAVDYAEGGFPVAPRVAHDWHGLAGKLADNEGAAKHLLFDGTSPGVGQKIRLPALGQTLSRIAREGADAFYLGQIAAEIAGTVQALGGFLSEEDLAKCSAEWVEPIRTTYHDHEVLQIPPNGQGITALIILDLLTMGGGRHDALSAERFHQSIEFARLAYAMRDAHVSDPATAKTGVKAMLSEETTMALLRQYDPERRNDDITLPELPDADTIYLSVVDRDGLAVSFINSVYSGFGTGIVTGKSGIALQNRGSCFVVREGHPNAIGGAKRPMHTIIPGMVLKDGLPAFSFGVMGGAYQPAGQAHVLQNMFEYGMDPQQAIDFPRLFWRPDGVLAAESGIGPHIKAGLAGRGHETAPGGLHGGGQMVAIDRQSGVLIGASDPRKDGHAAGY; this is encoded by the coding sequence ATGCCTGACACCGTGTCCCGCAATTTCGATCAGCCCGGCCGATCCCCGGTCTATGCCGCGAATGCGATGGCTGCGACATCACATCCGCTGGCAACCAGCACCGCCTTGACCGTGCTGCGCGAGGGTGGAAACGCCGTGGATGCAGCCATCGCCGCCTCTGCAACCCTGTGTGTGGTGGAACCGCACATGACCGGCATCGGCGGAGATTGTTTCGCCTTTGTTGGCGAGCCCTCGGGCACCATTCATGCCCTTAACGCTTCGGGCCGTGCCGCAGCGGGCGCAAAGCTCGCCTGGTATCTTGAAAACGGAATTTCGGAAATAGCCGATACTTCGCCCCACGCAGTGACTGCACCCGGTGCATTGCGAGGCTGGGAGTTGCTCCACCGCAAGTTCGGCGCCATGGACTGGGCGCGGCTGTTTGCCGATGCCGTGGATTACGCCGAGGGTGGTTTTCCCGTTGCCCCGCGTGTTGCCCATGACTGGCATGGACTTGCCGGCAAACTCGCGGACAATGAAGGCGCCGCAAAACACCTCCTGTTCGACGGCACATCACCGGGTGTAGGGCAGAAAATCCGGCTTCCCGCTCTCGGTCAGACCCTTTCGCGGATCGCCAGGGAGGGCGCGGATGCATTCTACCTGGGCCAGATTGCGGCGGAAATTGCCGGCACCGTTCAGGCCCTGGGCGGCTTTTTGAGCGAGGAAGACCTGGCGAAATGCAGCGCCGAATGGGTGGAACCAATCCGCACCACCTACCACGATCACGAAGTGCTTCAAATTCCGCCCAATGGCCAGGGCATTACCGCGCTCATCATTCTCGATCTGCTCACCATGGGCGGGGGGCGTCATGACGCGCTGTCTGCGGAGCGGTTCCACCAGTCGATAGAGTTCGCCCGCCTCGCCTATGCCATGCGCGATGCTCATGTCAGCGATCCGGCTACGGCGAAGACCGGTGTGAAGGCCATGCTTTCGGAAGAAACGACAATGGCGCTGTTGCGCCAGTACGATCCCGAAAGGCGTAATGATGATATCACCCTTCCCGAACTGCCCGATGCCGATACGATCTATCTTTCGGTTGTGGACCGCGACGGGCTGGCTGTTTCCTTCATCAATTCGGTCTATTCGGGCTTTGGAACCGGCATTGTGACCGGCAAATCGGGCATTGCGCTGCAAAATCGCGGCTCATGCTTTGTGGTAAGGGAAGGTCATCCCAATGCCATCGGCGGCGCCAAACGCCCGATGCACACCATCATTCCCGGCATGGTGCTGAAAGACGGCCTGCCTGCTTTTTCCTTCGGGGTAATGGGCGGCGCTTATCAGCCTGCCGGGCAGGCGCACGTGCTGCAGAACATGTTCGAATACGGCATGGACCCGCAACAGGCGATCGACTTTCCTCGCCTGTTCTGGCGGCCCGATGGCGTGCTGGCAGCTGAATCGGGCATCGGTCCGCACATTAAGGCAGGGCTTGCCGGGCGCGGTCATGAAACTGCCCCGGGCGGCCTGCATGGCGGCGGGCAGATGGTGGCCATTGACCGTCAGTCAGGCGTTCTGATCGGTGCTTCCGACCCCCGCAAGGACGGGCATGCTGCCGGCTACTGA
- a CDS encoding bifunctional diguanylate cyclase/phosphodiesterase — MPSNKAATAPEHSKQQTVQSGLSAKGISSALAKLHEAAETIVAATGQAFYVWDIRSDRIEWSRNFSGLLGLPETETRHLKGRSFESMLSSQSQQTRFGVIVSAAGTGKNDGPVPYQCVYLLHPATKEDTPLWIEDTGCWYPDGNGKPRHAEGSIRIINDRRKREEDLRRQTDFDDLTCLPNRRSLEKCLVTTIRDAQNRGSISTFLIMSLDHMDTINDVHGFETGDEVLREAGKRVASRLRGDDVVCRFSGAKFGLILRDCPPAEVFDAATRLLKAVSAEPLETAAGPISINSVIGACFLPRHGNTPREVIGNAYKALRTVRSDVAHRVNVYSADPLKLEENRRKARLSAKVLAAIREDTVETCLKDAGVTFGGERLFELKMGFATSGKEDAGSDAERSFFDLGRELDLTRHIDLKALDTVLAALEQPGSDVYLLNVSRDTILDSDWMAKLSTGLAATGNAAPRLVVGISEAFALSGKPEAVSFLKSVASLGCRIRINRFSASPAAFDRLRSVPADIVMLDETVLNWAENGPPDNDCLKHVEALASAMNLEVHLPA, encoded by the coding sequence ATGCCAAGCAACAAAGCCGCCACCGCGCCTGAACACAGTAAGCAGCAAACGGTACAATCCGGCCTTTCGGCAAAGGGCATTTCCAGTGCGCTGGCCAAACTGCATGAAGCAGCCGAAACCATTGTCGCAGCAACGGGGCAAGCCTTTTATGTCTGGGACATCCGCTCCGACCGGATCGAATGGAGCCGCAATTTTTCCGGCCTTTTAGGCTTGCCGGAAACCGAAACCCGCCACCTGAAAGGCCGCAGTTTCGAGTCGATGCTGTCTTCTCAAAGTCAGCAAACCCGTTTCGGCGTCATTGTTTCCGCAGCAGGCACCGGCAAGAACGATGGCCCCGTCCCCTATCAGTGCGTTTACCTGTTGCACCCGGCCACGAAGGAAGACACGCCCCTGTGGATCGAGGACACCGGCTGCTGGTATCCGGACGGAAACGGCAAACCCCGCCACGCGGAAGGATCGATCCGCATCATCAACGACCGCCGCAAACGGGAAGAGGACCTGCGCCGGCAGACGGATTTCGATGACCTGACCTGTCTGCCCAACCGGCGTTCACTGGAAAAATGCCTTGTAACAACCATCCGGGATGCGCAGAACCGGGGTTCCATTTCGACATTCCTGATCATGAGCCTTGATCACATGGACACGATCAACGACGTTCACGGGTTTGAAACAGGCGATGAGGTATTGCGCGAAGCCGGCAAACGAGTGGCTTCCCGCCTTCGGGGCGACGATGTGGTCTGCCGCTTCTCCGGCGCAAAGTTCGGACTCATCCTGCGGGATTGTCCTCCAGCGGAGGTTTTCGATGCAGCAACGCGTCTGTTGAAGGCGGTTTCCGCCGAGCCGCTGGAAACCGCAGCAGGGCCGATCAGTATCAACTCGGTCATCGGCGCCTGTTTCCTGCCCCGCCACGGTAACACGCCCAGGGAAGTGATCGGCAACGCCTACAAGGCCCTTCGCACGGTACGAAGCGACGTGGCCCACCGCGTCAACGTCTATTCGGCAGACCCTCTGAAACTTGAGGAGAACCGCCGCAAAGCCAGGCTTTCAGCAAAGGTGCTGGCGGCAATTCGCGAAGATACCGTCGAAACCTGCCTCAAGGACGCAGGGGTGACCTTCGGCGGGGAGCGGCTTTTTGAGCTTAAGATGGGCTTTGCAACCTCCGGTAAAGAGGATGCCGGTTCTGATGCAGAACGCAGTTTCTTCGATCTTGGCCGCGAGCTCGATCTGACACGGCATATTGATCTGAAGGCGCTGGACACCGTTTTGGCCGCGCTGGAACAACCCGGTTCGGATGTCTACCTGCTCAACGTCTCCCGTGATACAATTCTGGACTCAGACTGGATGGCAAAACTGTCCACTGGTCTGGCTGCCACCGGCAACGCAGCCCCGCGGCTGGTTGTTGGAATATCCGAAGCCTTCGCCCTGAGCGGCAAACCGGAAGCCGTGAGCTTTCTCAAATCCGTTGCTTCCCTTGGCTGCCGAATAAGGATTAACCGCTTCAGCGCCTCGCCTGCCGCCTTTGACCGTCTGCGCTCGGTCCCGGCCGACATCGTGATGCTGGATGAGACGGTCCTCAACTGGGCCGAAAACGGCCCGCCGGACAATGATTGCCTCAAACACGTGGAAGCCCTGGCCTCGGCAATGAACCTGGAAGTTCATTTGCCGGCATAA
- a CDS encoding CoA-acylating methylmalonate-semialdehyde dehydrogenase, which translates to MRKIGHFINGKMVEGTSGRFADVFNPATGEVQAQVALATTQELDEAVAGAAAAQKGWGATNPQRRARVMMKFAELINRDMDKLAEALSKEHGKTLPDARGDVQRGLEVIEVCMGAPQLLKGEYMNDGGPGIDLYSMRQPLGVVAGITPFNFPAMIPLWKMGPALSCGNAMILKPSERCPTVPLMLAELVQEAGLPDGVLQVVNGDKESVDAILDNETIQGVGFVGSTPIAQYIYGRAANNGKRAQCFGGAKNHMIIMPDADLDKAADALVGAGFGAAGERCMAISVAVPVGDKTADGLLERLLPRVEKLKVGPYTAGDDVDYGPLVTGAAKERVTGLISSGADQGAKLLADGRDFSLQGYEDGFFVGPTLFDNVTADMDIYKEEIFGPVLSTVRASSYEDALKLAMDNEYGNGTAIFTADGDTARDFVNRVNVGMVGVNFPIPVPLSYFTFGGWKKSAFGDLNQYGPDAFRFYTKTKTVTARWFSGIKEGGEFHFKAMD; encoded by the coding sequence ATGCGCAAGATCGGGCATTTCATCAACGGCAAGATGGTGGAGGGCACCAGCGGGCGTTTCGCCGATGTTTTCAACCCTGCCACGGGCGAAGTTCAGGCGCAGGTGGCGCTGGCTACCACCCAGGAACTCGACGAAGCGGTTGCTGGAGCTGCTGCCGCCCAGAAAGGTTGGGGGGCGACCAATCCGCAGCGCCGGGCGCGCGTGATGATGAAGTTCGCCGAACTCATCAATCGCGACATGGACAAGCTGGCCGAAGCACTTTCGAAAGAGCACGGCAAGACGCTGCCCGATGCCCGCGGCGACGTACAGCGCGGCCTTGAAGTCATCGAGGTCTGCATGGGCGCCCCGCAACTGCTCAAGGGCGAGTACATGAATGATGGCGGCCCGGGCATCGACCTTTATTCGATGCGCCAGCCTCTGGGCGTGGTTGCCGGCATTACGCCGTTCAATTTTCCGGCGATGATCCCCTTGTGGAAGATGGGCCCTGCCCTTTCCTGCGGCAATGCCATGATCCTGAAGCCTTCCGAGCGCTGCCCGACTGTGCCGCTGATGCTGGCCGAACTCGTTCAGGAGGCAGGTCTTCCCGATGGGGTGCTGCAGGTCGTCAATGGCGACAAGGAATCGGTTGATGCCATTCTCGACAATGAAACCATCCAGGGCGTTGGTTTCGTCGGATCAACGCCGATTGCGCAATACATCTACGGACGGGCCGCCAATAATGGCAAGCGCGCCCAGTGCTTTGGCGGGGCGAAGAACCACATGATCATCATGCCCGATGCCGACCTCGACAAGGCGGCCGATGCACTGGTGGGCGCGGGCTTTGGGGCTGCCGGCGAGCGCTGCATGGCGATCTCGGTTGCCGTTCCGGTCGGCGACAAGACCGCTGACGGATTGCTGGAGCGTCTGCTGCCGCGGGTCGAGAAACTGAAGGTCGGCCCTTATACAGCCGGCGATGATGTCGACTACGGTCCCCTGGTGACCGGCGCAGCCAAGGAACGGGTGACGGGCCTGATTTCCTCGGGCGCTGACCAGGGCGCAAAGCTCCTTGCCGATGGCCGCGATTTCTCCCTGCAGGGTTATGAAGACGGCTTCTTTGTGGGGCCGACCCTGTTTGACAATGTCACGGCGGACATGGACATCTACAAGGAAGAGATTTTCGGTCCGGTGCTGTCCACCGTGCGGGCTTCTTCCTATGAGGATGCCCTGAAGCTGGCCATGGACAATGAGTATGGCAATGGCACGGCGATCTTCACCGCCGATGGCGATACGGCGCGCGATTTCGTCAACCGGGTCAATGTCGGCATGGTCGGCGTCAATTTCCCGATCCCCGTTCCGCTTTCCTACTTCACCTTTGGGGGATGGAAGAAGTCGGCCTTCGGCGATCTCAACCAGTACGGTCCCGACGCATTCCGCTTCTATACCAAGACGAAGACGGTTACCGCCCGCTGGTTCTCCGGCATCAAGGAAGGCGGCGAGTTCCACTTCAAGGCGATGGACTGA